A genome region from Fodinibius salicampi includes the following:
- a CDS encoding GNVR domain-containing protein, with amino-acid sequence MPEGKGQAPVKEYRLIPVEEDINEDNAVNLIDLIRLMGDNTALIKKITGSFLLLGIVLALFSPVEYTSEALLLPEMKESESSAGDMLDSYGGLLGLGGLGSMDLSQEGKIAPDVYPKIVESLGFQHTLLQQDYYFSKKDTTVSGYTYFKDIRDLSFFEWLVEYTIKLPGKFSSSSSQETLPQWLRDIFDEEAVLELTDNELEIIENMRERIEIELDSQTGVLTTTAQMPDAMASAQVNREVINMLKKFVEEYSTQKAKEDLAFAQTQHQQAQERLKEVQDELATFLDQNVNLSTAKSRTQEQRLQAEFDLAYEMYNNVSQQLMEAKMKVQEQTPVFKVIQSVNVPNNKSEPQRILIIVLSIISGLIVSFLYIAGRNIYYNVRSQL; translated from the coding sequence TTGCCCGAAGGAAAAGGCCAGGCTCCCGTTAAAGAATATCGGTTGATTCCCGTTGAAGAAGATATCAATGAAGATAATGCCGTAAATCTGATTGATTTGATCCGGTTAATGGGGGATAACACAGCCCTAATAAAAAAAATCACGGGTTCTTTTCTTTTATTAGGCATCGTTTTGGCGCTTTTTAGTCCGGTGGAATATACTTCGGAAGCGTTGCTTTTACCTGAGATGAAAGAGAGTGAGAGCTCTGCGGGAGATATGTTGGATAGCTATGGAGGACTCTTGGGGCTGGGAGGCTTGGGATCGATGGATTTATCCCAGGAGGGTAAAATAGCTCCGGATGTATATCCCAAAATTGTTGAAAGTCTTGGGTTTCAACATACGCTGCTGCAGCAAGACTACTACTTTTCTAAAAAGGATACCACGGTTAGTGGATATACGTATTTTAAAGACATTCGCGATCTTTCTTTTTTTGAGTGGCTGGTAGAGTACACCATAAAGCTTCCGGGCAAGTTCAGTTCTTCTTCCTCACAAGAAACACTGCCTCAATGGCTGCGTGATATTTTTGATGAAGAGGCCGTATTGGAACTGACTGATAATGAGCTTGAGATAATAGAGAATATGCGGGAACGCATTGAAATTGAGCTTGACAGTCAAACAGGAGTATTGACTACTACCGCTCAAATGCCTGATGCGATGGCGTCTGCCCAGGTTAACCGGGAGGTGATTAATATGCTCAAAAAGTTTGTGGAAGAATATAGTACACAGAAAGCCAAAGAAGACTTGGCTTTTGCTCAAACACAGCATCAACAGGCGCAGGAGCGACTGAAGGAAGTGCAGGATGAGCTGGCTACATTTTTGGATCAAAATGTGAATTTATCTACAGCCAAGTCGCGAACCCAGGAGCAGCGCCTGCAGGCAGAATTTGATTTAGCCTATGAGATGTATAATAATGTATCCCAGCAGCTGATGGAGGCTAAAATGAAAGTTCAGGAACAGACCCCGGTTTTTAAGGTTATCCAGTCAGTGAATGTACCCAACAACAAGAGTGAGCCCCAGCGTATACTCATTATTGTGCTCTCCATCATAAGCGGACTGATTGTTTCTTTCCTTTATATAGCAGGCCGAAATATTTATTACAATGTTCGTTCACAACTGTAG
- a CDS encoding flippase: METSSDSSSKKQGVLARNTAINLIGRGLPLIFAVIAIPFVIEGLGTERFGVLTIVWMVIGYFGLFDMGIGRATTKFVADLEARGASKLSPIIITSILLLSGLGVAGGGMIWLMTPYLVYDILNIPDELLIETEYAFYVLSFSIPLVLGSIGARGALEAQQKFGIVNAIKVPAGIINYVGPLMVLPFSNQLQHVVIVLVAARAITFGMYLYFCLRDDFTLDLAEYPVVQWAKEMLSFGAWVTVSNLISPIMVYMDRFILGAILTMSAVAYYTTPYEMISRLLIVSSSFMGVMFPAFSVYSKEDHQKMAGLHQKSIRYLLLILAPVVTFLIIAAEPLLFYWIGSEFAQNSTTVLQLLAIGILVNSVATVPYTALQAAGRPDITAKLHLLELPIYLLMIWFFTYWMGVIGVALAWVLRVSIDGVLLLYFCNNLISFMDYPRRGLYVQALIHAATFGCLAVLFFYIQDRLSLIGFGIVSALLIFYLIWTYTLKLEERNRLLDFYQEVKGEASSVINSWFKQDRMSKK; the protein is encoded by the coding sequence ATGGAAACTTCGTCTGATTCTTCTTCCAAAAAGCAAGGAGTATTAGCCCGTAATACGGCTATCAATCTTATCGGGCGAGGCCTGCCGCTAATATTTGCTGTTATTGCCATTCCTTTTGTTATAGAAGGACTGGGGACGGAACGGTTTGGGGTGCTTACCATCGTGTGGATGGTGATTGGCTATTTTGGACTGTTTGATATGGGAATCGGCCGCGCTACCACAAAGTTTGTAGCTGATCTTGAAGCCAGGGGAGCGTCCAAACTATCACCCATTATTATTACTTCTATCCTCTTGCTTAGCGGATTAGGGGTTGCAGGTGGAGGGATGATCTGGCTAATGACCCCATACCTGGTATATGATATTTTAAACATTCCTGATGAACTGCTAATAGAAACGGAGTATGCTTTTTATGTGCTCAGCTTTTCCATCCCGTTGGTACTGGGATCTATTGGCGCGCGGGGAGCACTCGAAGCCCAGCAAAAGTTTGGTATTGTCAATGCCATAAAAGTACCGGCCGGAATAATCAATTATGTGGGTCCGCTCATGGTATTGCCCTTCAGCAATCAGCTGCAGCATGTGGTTATTGTATTGGTAGCAGCACGGGCTATAACATTTGGAATGTATCTTTACTTTTGTCTTAGGGACGATTTTACACTTGATCTTGCCGAATATCCCGTTGTTCAGTGGGCTAAGGAGATGCTGAGCTTTGGGGCCTGGGTTACTGTCAGCAATTTGATCAGTCCCATTATGGTGTATATGGACCGTTTTATCCTGGGGGCTATCCTGACAATGAGCGCCGTGGCCTATTATACCACTCCTTACGAGATGATTAGCCGTCTTTTGATTGTATCCAGCAGCTTTATGGGGGTTATGTTTCCGGCCTTTAGCGTTTATTCGAAGGAGGATCACCAAAAAATGGCGGGATTACATCAAAAATCTATCCGTTATCTTTTGCTGATATTAGCGCCTGTGGTTACTTTTTTAATCATAGCCGCAGAGCCACTGCTGTTTTACTGGATTGGCAGCGAATTTGCTCAAAACAGTACGACAGTTCTGCAATTACTGGCGATAGGAATATTGGTTAATTCGGTAGCTACGGTTCCATATACAGCCCTTCAGGCTGCGGGCCGGCCAGACATAACGGCAAAATTACATTTATTAGAGCTGCCAATTTACCTCCTGATGATTTGGTTTTTTACCTATTGGATGGGGGTGATAGGTGTGGCTTTGGCGTGGGTATTGCGCGTAAGTATAGACGGAGTACTGCTGCTCTATTTCTGTAATAACTTAATTTCTTTTATGGATTACCCCCGCCGTGGATTGTATGTTCAGGCACTTATCCATGCTGCAACTTTTGGGTGTTTGGCAGTACTATTTTTCTATATTCAGGATCGGTTATCGCTGATAGGTTTTGGAATCGTATCAGCTCTACTCATATTTTACCTGATCTGGACCTATACTTTAAAACTGGAAGAACGAAACCGGTTGCTAGATTTCTATCAGGAGGTAAAAGGAGAAGCATCCTCGGTAATAAATAGCTGGTTTAAACAGGACCGAATGTCAAAAAAATGA